The following are encoded together in the Salvelinus fontinalis isolate EN_2023a chromosome 38, ASM2944872v1, whole genome shotgun sequence genome:
- the LOC129837658 gene encoding angiopoietin-1-like isoform X1: MPWYILPCQPSCHMIWLVLAALLLLLTGCMSVSLEELPRGPGDIAGSGSMSASTNTNARQYNSIQHGSCTYTFLLPENAGGNRPCWTEAEGVGSSSTSQGQGQYQGNTLQGDAPLIKPKLPGLAPALGSQRIQHLEHVMDNYTQWLQKIERYVKDSLNVEMAQLQQSAVHNHTAAILDLGTNLLTQTAQHTRKLTDVEIQVLNQTSRLEIQLLENSLSTNKLETQLLHQSTEISKLHDKNRLLDQKMQELESVHHEELVTFQEERSSLQQLVARQSSVITELQTHLDQATGNNSILLSQQQQLTDTVNSLLKLCSKDRGSGVVPNINLAFKQRDSSHEERKYRDCSEIFHAGFNNSGVYTIHINTQETKKVYCNMEAAGGGWSVIQRRKDGTMDFQRTWKEYKMGFGSLFGEHWLGNEFVFLLTSQRPYNLRVEVTDWDGQQAFSHYDRFYIGSEKQNYRLFLKSHRGTAGRQSSLVINGADFSTKDMDNDNCICKCALMLTGGWWFDACGPSNLNGMYYSHGQNMGKLNGIRWHYFKGSSYSLRATTMMIRPADF, encoded by the exons ATGCCGTGGTACATCCTGCCCTGCCAGCCCAGCTGCCACATGATCTGGCTGGTTCTGGCTGCCCTTCTGCTGCTACTGACGGgctgtatgtctgtgtctctggAAGAGCTGCCCAGGGGCCCAGGGGACATAGCTGGCAGCGGGTCCATGAGCGCCAGCACTAACACGAACGCTCGCCAGTACAACTCTATCCAGCACGGATCCTGCACCTATACCTTCCTGCTACCAGAGAACGCTGGTGGGAACAGGCCGTGCTGGACGGAGGCGGAGGGGGTCGGCAGCTCCAGCACCAGCCAGGGACAGGGCCAGTACCAGGGGAACACTCTACAGGGAGATGCCCCCCTGATAAAGCCCAAGCTCCCAGGACTGGCCCCGGCTCTGGGCAGCCAGAGGATCCAACACCTGGAGCACGTCATGGACAACTACAcacagtggcttcagaaa attGAGAGATATGTGAAGGACAGTCTGAATGTGGAGATGGCTCAGCTGCAGCAGAGTGCTGTCCACAACCACACAGCTGCCATCTTGGATCTAGGCACCAACCTCCTGACCCAGACTGCCCAGCACACACGGAAACTGACAGACGTAGAGATCCAG GTGTTgaatcagacctccagactggaGATTCAGCTCCTGGAGAACTCTCTGTCCACCAACAAACTGGAGACCCAGCTCCTCCACCAATCTACAGAGATCAGCAAGCTGCATGACAAGAACAG GCTCTTAGACCAGAAGATGCAGGAGCTGGAGTCTGTGCACCATGAGGAGCTGGTCACCTTCCAGGAGGAGAGGTCCAGCCTGCAGCAGCTGGTAGCCAGGCAGAGCAGTGTGATCACAGAGCTGCAGACCCATCTGGACCAGGCCACTGGCAACAACAGTATCCTGCTTAGCCAACAACAGCAGCTCACTGACACCGTCAACAGTCTGCTGAAACTCTGCTCTAAGGACAGAGGGTCTGGAG TGGTCCCAAACATCAACCTTGCCTTTAAGCAGAGAGATTCATCTCACGAGGAGAGAAAGTATCGGGACTGCTCTGAAATCTTTCACGCTGGCTTCAACAACAGTGGAGTATATACTATTCACATCAACACACAGGAGACCAAAAAG gtttaCTGTAACATGGAGGCAGCAGGGGGAGGATGGTCCGTCATTCAGAGGAGAAAAGATGGAACCATGGACTTCCAGAGGACGTGGAAGGAGTACAAGATG GGCTTTGGGAGTCTGTTTGGAGAACACTGGCTGGGGAATGAGTTTGTGTTCCTGCTGACCAGTCAGAGGCCCTACAACCTGAGGGTGGAAGTGACCGACTGGGACGGACAGCAGGCCTTCTCCCACTACGACCGCTTCTATATCGGCAGCGAGAAGCAGAATTACAG gcTGTTCCTGAAGAGTCACCGTGGAACGGCAGGCAGACAGAGCAGCCTGGTCATCAACGGAGCAGACTTCAGTACCAAGGATATGGACAACGACAACTGCATCTGCAAATGTGCTCTCATGCTCACCGGGG GTTGGTGGTTCGATGCCTGTGGACCATCGAACCTGAACGGGATGTACTACAGTCATGGTCAGAACATGGGTAAACTGAATGGGATTAGGTGGCACTACTTCAAAGGGTCTAGTTACTCTCTCCGTGCTACCACCATGATGATACGACCAGCAGACTTCTGA